GGATTGCCGACTTTGCAGATAATTCATAAACCGAATGTAAGCGAAAGCCGCAAGACCGATCAAAAATAGGTAGAAGATATAAATTCCTTCGAATTTCGGAAATATCCAAACCTGTGCTACAAGTTCCATAAATTACTTTTCCTTAGAATTGCTCATGTTTCCATGGGAGGTAACTGTGAGCTCATCCTATTTTAAAATCATCGGTAAAAACCCTCTCCACGGGACCATAGTCCCCCAAGGAAACAAAAACGAAGCCCTTCCCTTACTCGGAGCGCTCCTCCTTTGGGAGGAAGATGTTATCTTGGAGAATCTACCTCAAATATCCGACGTTTTAAAACTTTTGGAAGTATTAAAACAAATTGGGGTAGAAATTACTCAACTGGATACACGTGGATCTTACCGCTTTCATAAAAAAAATAAAGTAAAATCGGATCTTCCTTACGAACTTTGTTCTCAACTGAGAGGGGCTGTGACTCTTGCAGGTCCGATACTTGCCCGGACGGGAAGGGTATTTTTACCCAAACCCGGCGGAGACAAAATCGGCAGACGCAGAATGGACACTCATCTACTTGCCTTAGAAGCATTAGGTGCAAAAATCGAAGTTTTTCCCGACGGTTACGAAATCACAGCGGAAAGATTATTCGGAAAAGACATCCTCTTGGACGAAACATCGGTTACCGCAACGGAAAACGCGGTCATGGCAGCTGTTTTTGCCGAAGGAACCACAGTCATCCGTAACGCAGCTTCCGAACCTCACGTCCAAGGATTATGCCGTTTTTTGACCCAAGCAGGTGCAAAAATAACAGGGATTGGCACCAATGTTTTGGAAATCGAAGGGGTTACCAGCTTACATTCCCCTGGCGGATGTTTAACGCATAGAATCGGTTCGGATTATTTGGAAATCGGCTCTTTTATTAGTTTAGCGGCAGTTACCGGCGGAGAAATACTCATCAAAGATGTAAACCTCGAAGATCTGAGAATGATTCGAATGGTTTACTCCAGACTAGGAATTGAAGTAAGACCGGTAGAAGGAGGCATACTTGTTCCTTCGGATCAAAAATTAGAAATCATACCGGACTACCATGGAGCCACCCCGAAAATCGATGATGCCCCTTGGCCAGGGTTTCCTGCGGATATGACATCGGTCGCACTTGTCACTGCTACCCAATGTCAAGGAACAGTTCTTATCCATGAAAAACTTTTTGAATCCAGGCTCTTCTTTGTAGACAATATCATTGCTATGGGCGCACAAATCATCCTTTGTGATCCGCATAGAGCGATTGTAATCGGTCGTTCCCGACTTTACGGACAAAGGGTAGCAAGCCCCGATATCCGGGCCGGGATGGCAATGATCATTGCAGCTCTTTGTGCGGAAGGGACAAGCGAGATCCACAATATCGTTCAGATTGACAGAGGTTTCGAAGGAATTGATACGAGACTACGTTCCTTGGGAGCCCAGATCGAACGTATTCCCGGTTAGATGAAAAGAAAAGACCTTTTCAAAGAAGGATTTAAGTCGGTCTTTCAATTCGCATTCGAAAAAACCGACGATCTCTCCCAAGCGATCAAGGAAGTTTGGGAAGATGAAAAAAAAGCGGCAGACCCACCAAAAGAAAAAAAGTTCCCAAAAAAAAGAGTTCCCAAAGAAAAAATTGTAAAAAGAAAAAAAACCAAACTTTTCAGAACTCTATCTCTTCCACCTGGGGCAAGTAGTCAATTTTTTTCCTTATGCACAGGTTGCAATGAATGTATTTTTTCTTGTCCTTATACCGTCTTATTCCCTGTTACATCACAAGAAACCAGAAAGAACTTTCCTTTTTTCGATCCGAATGCAAAAGCCTGCCATTTGTGCGAAGATTGGCCATGCATTCAAGCTTGTCCTGAAAAAGCTTTGGAGACGTACGATGTGTTACAAACAAAACCTAAATTCGGGAAGGCGAAAGGCCTACACGAACATTGTATCAATCACAAAACAGGCGAAAAAACCTGTGATGCCTGTTTTACGGCCTGTCCTATCGAAAAAACCGTACAATTTAAAGGAAATCTGCCGGTTTTTGCCTCTTCTAGCTGCACCGGATGCGGTCTCTGCGTAGAGTCTTGCCCTAGCTTTCCTAAGGCGATTCGGGTCGAGACTTTAAAAAATATTAACATTGATTAAATATAATATTGAACACCTATTCAATGTTTAATTGAATATAATTTTTTGACAATTTACGATAGTAAAACACGTAGTAAACCGTCTACTTTAACGCATTACGTCAAAAAAACGTTATTCGAAGAAAAAAAAAGTTGAATTTTTTTTAGCTAGAGAAACATAATCAGTATTAGAGCTTGAAAAAGCTTCGTCAGACAAAAAAAATTCTAGAATTTAAAGGAAAAGAAAGCTATGGAACCACTAAAAGTAGGACCTGGACAAATCGACAAAATTGCAGATGATCTTAAAAAAGATCCGGAGAAATCTATCGGAAACTACCTATTCAAAGGTTTCCGCATTCAGATCTCCAAATATAAGGCATCTGGTGCAGAAAGAGTTCAACAACTTTACAAAAGAAGAAGAGCGCAAGGTCTTTGCATTGTTTGCGGAACTAAAGTTTCTCGCAAAAATCCATTGACTGGAAAATTGTACAGATTATGTGATGAGCACCGTGCTCAGATCGATCAAAAAAATAAAGAAAAAGCGAAAGCAAAAAAAGGGAAATAAATTTCCTTTTTCTTCCGCTGGAAAAGGGGACTCGGTTAAGAGTTCCCTTTTTTTTGCCCTAAAAACCGCTTCTTTCTGCTTTACATCCTCCACAGACCTAAGGTATGATTTTTTGTTATGAAACGATTGGTATTTCCTTTTTCATTGCTCTCCTTCTTATTCTCCATCCAGTGCTCCCAAATGATCTGGAAAGAAACAAATCTCCAGCCAGAAATTTCTCCTTCAGAATCAAACGATATAGCATTGTTACTCGAAGTGCACTACGAAGAAAAAGATCCCTGGAATCCTTTGAACGGAACCACTGACAAAAAAAATTATTTCACAAAAGCTGACTTAGTAGAAGTACGATCCGGTGCCTCTAAAATTTTAAAAACTTGGAAGATCCCCTCTTGGGCTTTGGCGGAATCCGCTTTTTATCACAAAGGGGAAAACACTGCTTTTATCTTACACGGAAAAGACGACGAATACGGAACCCTAAAACAACGATTAACCGTTTATCCCGGAAACAAACCTGCTTTCAGTTATCCGGCCACACCTGAAAATCTGGTGATCTTTCAAGCTAGCCCGTCACCTAACGGAAAACTAGTTGCATTGATTACTGCCGAGTCCAATACAAATTGGGAATTTACGGAATTCCAATTGCGAATCCTAGAACCGAGTTCGGGCAAAGTAAGCAGTCTGCCATTGAGTTTCTGGACGGCGCTGCCGGTATACGGAGTTCGTTGGGCCACAGACAGCGGAAGTCTATATGTAAGAACTCCCGACCGTGTTTACCAATGGAAAGACGGGAAATTAACGGATGCAAAATCATTTCCGAATTGTTTCACAAGGGCGACTAATTTCGGAAAACTTGCCTATTCGGATTCGTTTGTAGAAGGAACAAATCCCTACCAAATCAAACTGGGAAAAAAACTATCCGATCCCAAATTTATCTCTAAGTTGGAAGATATAGAAACCTGTAGATAAACTAAAAAAGGGAATCAAGGTGACTTATGCGCTTTGGTTCTCTTCTCCCCCTCAAAATCCGGATTTTGCTCCTGGAATCGCTTGATTTTATTATGTCACATTGCTAGAGTAACGTAAATCCAGATGATCGAGAAAAAATTCACAGAGCACATCGACGCCATTTCCAAATATCTGAATGTCGTCGAAAAAATCGAACCCATCCGAAAAAGTGGGGTTGTGGTTTCTGTGATCGGGAATGTGATTTATTCCCAAGGTCCCCCCGATTCCAAAGTGGGGGAAATCCTGGAAGTCGAAAGAGGAAGTGACAAAGGTTATTTGGCATGTGTTCTCGTCGGATTCAAAGATCATCTTTACACCTTAATGCCATTAGGTGATACTCAGGATATTTTTCCTCATGCTTTTGTTTTTTCCTCCGGTCGTAAAATCACTTTGAATGCAGGACCGGAACTACTAGGAAGGGTTTTGAATGGACTCGGCAAACCGATCGACTCCAAGGGTCTACTGATCACAAAAGAAGAGCGGGCTTCCGAACCTAAATTTTTAAACCCGTTGGATCGTCCTCCCATCACCGAGATTTTGGAAACAGGCGTACGTGCCATAGACGGAATGCTTACCGTCGGTCGCGGCCAAAGAATAGGAATCTTCTCTGGCTCAGGAGTCGGTAAATCGAGTTTGCTTGGAATGATCGCCCGTTATACGAGCGCCGATGTGAACGTTGTCGCTCTCATCGGAGAGAGGGGGCGAGAGGTAAATGAATTTCTAAATGTAGAGCTCGGAAAGGAAGCTCTCGCCAAGTCGGTTGTATTTGTAGCTACCTCCGATTCCTCCAAAATGGAACAAGTCAGTTGTGCCCATCTCGCCTGTTCGGCGGCGGAATTTTTCAGAGACAAAGGACTCTCGGTAAATTTATATATGGATTCTCTTACCCGTTATGCG
The nucleotide sequence above comes from Leptospira kobayashii. Encoded proteins:
- a CDS encoding FliI/YscN family ATPase, with product MIEKKFTEHIDAISKYLNVVEKIEPIRKSGVVVSVIGNVIYSQGPPDSKVGEILEVERGSDKGYLACVLVGFKDHLYTLMPLGDTQDIFPHAFVFSSGRKITLNAGPELLGRVLNGLGKPIDSKGLLITKEERASEPKFLNPLDRPPITEILETGVRAIDGMLTVGRGQRIGIFSGSGVGKSSLLGMIARYTSADVNVVALIGERGREVNEFLNVELGKEALAKSVVFVATSDSSKMEQVSCAHLACSAAEFFRDKGLSVNLYMDSLTRYAEALRELSIGEPVVTKGFASSVFTKMAKLVERAGTSHNGGSITGFYTVLTDAEDDMDDIVADKVRGFIDGHIILTRKLAERSHFPAIDVPASLSRLMQKIVNENHYMHSSLVRELISKYKGSEDIILLNAYTRGADPKIDMAIDKKEAIDDYLIQRIEQKSTYADATAKLAAILTSQSRTEEDF
- a CDS encoding 4Fe-4S dicluster domain-containing protein, encoding MKRKDLFKEGFKSVFQFAFEKTDDLSQAIKEVWEDEKKAADPPKEKKFPKKRVPKEKIVKRKKTKLFRTLSLPPGASSQFFSLCTGCNECIFSCPYTVLFPVTSQETRKNFPFFDPNAKACHLCEDWPCIQACPEKALETYDVLQTKPKFGKAKGLHEHCINHKTGEKTCDACFTACPIEKTVQFKGNLPVFASSSCTGCGLCVESCPSFPKAIRVETLKNINID
- a CDS encoding LIC10235 family protein; translated protein: MEPLKVGPGQIDKIADDLKKDPEKSIGNYLFKGFRIQISKYKASGAERVQQLYKRRRAQGLCIVCGTKVSRKNPLTGKLYRLCDEHRAQIDQKNKEKAKAKKGK
- the murA gene encoding UDP-N-acetylglucosamine 1-carboxyvinyltransferase, encoding MSSSYFKIIGKNPLHGTIVPQGNKNEALPLLGALLLWEEDVILENLPQISDVLKLLEVLKQIGVEITQLDTRGSYRFHKKNKVKSDLPYELCSQLRGAVTLAGPILARTGRVFLPKPGGDKIGRRRMDTHLLALEALGAKIEVFPDGYEITAERLFGKDILLDETSVTATENAVMAAVFAEGTTVIRNAASEPHVQGLCRFLTQAGAKITGIGTNVLEIEGVTSLHSPGGCLTHRIGSDYLEIGSFISLAAVTGGEILIKDVNLEDLRMIRMVYSRLGIEVRPVEGGILVPSDQKLEIIPDYHGATPKIDDAPWPGFPADMTSVALVTATQCQGTVLIHEKLFESRLFFVDNIIAMGAQIILCDPHRAIVIGRSRLYGQRVASPDIRAGMAMIIAALCAEGTSEIHNIVQIDRGFEGIDTRLRSLGAQIERIPG